One Paenibacillus crassostreae DNA segment encodes these proteins:
- a CDS encoding glycosyltransferase: MIKIAFVRHRYLPPSETFIYEELKNIKSFKPIMFTRKKMNLKLFPFKRIKRLPHSPRKITKVFKRNKIKLIHARFGNSGVRLIHVKQRLRIPMITSFHGFDLPTKRNPRKSYHRMLPVLFRVGDKFTVPSRHMKNQLIRWGCPNHKIEIMYSGIDLKKFSYKKRDNKTEELTIITVGRLHKKKGHQYLLRAFKKIHDHYPSARLVIVGEGRERKKIKRLITSLKLNKYVKMKGLIAHNQLSELLYRADIFCLPSLTTKDGNHEGIPNAIKEAMATGLPIVSTRHGGIPELVTDGQEGLLVPEKTAKGLADKIKFLIENPSIRQEMGRKGHEKVESDFDSAKQVRKLESIYANLIRKG, translated from the coding sequence TTGATTAAAATAGCATTTGTTCGCCATCGCTATCTCCCACCTTCAGAAACATTCATTTACGAAGAATTAAAAAATATTAAATCGTTCAAACCAATCATGTTCACACGAAAAAAGATGAATTTGAAACTTTTCCCTTTTAAAAGAATTAAACGCCTACCCCACAGTCCAAGGAAAATTACTAAGGTATTCAAAAGGAACAAAATTAAACTGATTCATGCACGCTTTGGAAATTCCGGTGTCCGACTGATCCATGTGAAACAACGGCTTCGCATTCCCATGATCACCTCTTTTCATGGCTTTGATCTGCCTACAAAAAGAAATCCGCGAAAATCATATCATAGAATGCTACCTGTATTATTCCGAGTAGGTGACAAGTTCACAGTTCCATCTCGTCATATGAAAAATCAGTTAATTAGATGGGGATGTCCTAATCACAAAATTGAAATTATGTATAGCGGAATTGATCTAAAAAAATTTTCATACAAAAAACGTGATAACAAAACCGAAGAACTAACCATTATTACGGTTGGACGTCTGCATAAGAAAAAAGGACATCAGTATCTGTTACGTGCTTTCAAAAAGATACATGATCATTATCCATCTGCTCGATTAGTCATTGTTGGCGAAGGTAGAGAAAGAAAAAAAATCAAACGTCTTATTACCTCATTAAAGCTTAACAAATATGTAAAAATGAAAGGTCTTATTGCACACAATCAATTATCTGAGTTACTATACCGGGCTGATATTTTCTGCCTGCCTAGCTTAACGACCAAGGACGGGAACCATGAAGGGATTCCCAATGCAATTAAAGAAGCAATGGCCACAGGTTTACCTATCGTATCCACACGCCATGGTGGTATTCCTGAGTTGGTTACCGATGGGCAGGAAGGACTCTTAGTCCCTGAAAAAACGGCCAAGGGATTAGCAGACAAAATCAAATTTTTGATAGAGAATCCGTCGATCCGTCAGGAAATGGGAAGAAAAGGTCACGAAAAAGTGGAAAGTGATTTCGACTCTGCGAAACAAGTAAGAAAACTAGAGTCCATATATGCGAATTTAATCAGAAAGGGGTAA